A window of Actinopolymorpha sp. NPDC004070 contains these coding sequences:
- a CDS encoding RNB domain-containing ribonuclease, translating into MPRRQLRLAAADGADVRAGFVRIRTELDLPDGFSEVVGAAAREAAAATRPAGAGRVDRTDLPFVTIDPADSRDLDQAVHLERRNEGGYRVHYAIADVAAFVAPGGPVDLEAHRRGVTLYAPDRRIPLHPEVLCEDAASLLPGVDRPALVWTMDLDADGEGVGVEVRRAVIRSRAKLSYTGVQRALDDGRADEQALLLREVGRLREEREHDRGGVDLPSPEREVVQDGSGWTLVLRAPLPVERWNAQMSLMCGMAAAQLMLSGGVGVLRTLPPADPRDLARLRRSARALAVPWPEETSYADFIRALDPYQPSHAALLASSTVTLRGAGYTSFEGGAPDQPLHAALASAYAHVTAPLRRLVDRYAAEVCVCLCAERDVPEWVRAGLTVVPKEMAEADRRAHQYERALVDLVEAALLQNHVGGHFTGVITEVDERAAKGTVQLRDPAVEARVTGERLPLGEVVRLRLAEADVTRRRVHFELA; encoded by the coding sequence GTGCCCCGACGCCAGCTTCGCCTCGCCGCGGCGGACGGAGCCGACGTACGAGCCGGGTTTGTACGGATCCGTACCGAACTCGACCTGCCCGACGGCTTTTCCGAGGTCGTCGGCGCCGCCGCCCGGGAGGCCGCGGCGGCCACCCGCCCGGCCGGAGCCGGACGCGTCGACCGCACCGACCTGCCGTTCGTGACGATCGACCCGGCCGACTCCCGCGACCTCGACCAGGCCGTCCACCTGGAACGCCGGAACGAAGGCGGCTACCGCGTCCACTACGCGATCGCCGACGTGGCGGCGTTCGTCGCACCCGGCGGTCCTGTGGACCTGGAGGCTCACCGGCGGGGCGTCACGCTCTACGCACCGGACCGGCGGATTCCCCTGCACCCGGAGGTGCTCTGCGAGGACGCCGCGAGCCTGCTGCCCGGGGTCGACCGACCGGCCCTGGTGTGGACGATGGACCTCGACGCCGACGGGGAGGGCGTCGGAGTCGAGGTGCGGCGGGCCGTGATCCGCAGCCGCGCGAAGCTCTCCTACACCGGTGTGCAACGCGCACTTGACGACGGCCGGGCCGACGAGCAGGCGCTGCTGTTGCGCGAGGTCGGCCGGCTGCGGGAGGAACGCGAGCACGACCGCGGCGGCGTCGACCTGCCCAGCCCCGAGCGCGAGGTGGTGCAGGACGGGTCGGGCTGGACGCTCGTCCTGCGCGCGCCGCTGCCGGTGGAGCGCTGGAACGCCCAGATGTCGCTGATGTGCGGGATGGCCGCCGCCCAGCTGATGCTGTCCGGCGGGGTCGGCGTCCTGCGGACGCTTCCGCCGGCCGACCCGCGCGACCTGGCCCGGCTGCGGCGCTCGGCGCGGGCGCTCGCCGTTCCCTGGCCGGAGGAGACGTCGTACGCCGACTTCATCCGTGCGCTCGACCCCTACCAGCCCTCGCACGCGGCACTGCTGGCCTCCTCCACGGTGACCCTGCGCGGTGCCGGCTACACCTCCTTCGAGGGCGGTGCCCCCGACCAGCCGCTGCACGCCGCGCTGGCCTCCGCGTACGCCCACGTCACCGCCCCGCTGCGCCGGCTGGTCGACCGGTACGCCGCGGAAGTGTGCGTCTGCCTGTGCGCCGAGCGGGACGTGCCCGAATGGGTCCGGGCCGGCCTGACCGTGGTGCCGAAGGAGATGGCCGAGGCCGACCGCCGCGCCCACCAGTACGAACGCGCACTCGTCGACCTGGTGGAGGCTGCCCTGCTGCAGAACCACGTCGGCGGCCACTTCACCGGCGTGATCACCGAGGTGGACGAACGCGCGGCCAAGGGCACGGTCCAGTTGCGCGACCCCGCGGTGGAGGCGAGGGTGACGGGGGAGCGGCTCCCGCTGGGCGAGGTGGTCAGGCTCCGGCTGGCGGAGGCCGACGTCACCCGCCGGCGGGTGCACTTCGAACTGGCCTGA
- a CDS encoding SLC13 family permease — protein sequence MNWPEVVAVLALAGVLAFAVARPRDYPEAVAAVPAAVLVVLTGGLSAAAAWHQILDLAPVVVFLVAILVIADACDAEGLFTALGSILTTTSRGSPRRLLTQVFVVASLTTAVLSLDATVVLLTPVVVAAALRTRVPARPHVYACTHLANSASLLLPVSNLTNLLALAASGLSFLAFAGLMAGPWLVAIAVEYVVFRRFFAADLRRAGAPTRTGATAGEAPDPEERPERVPLPRVPLVVVAVVLLGFAVAQPLGLEPVWFAVAGAVVLAVRGLGRRLVSPRRVVRAAGLDFAVFVLGLGVVVSAVAAGGLGDAVGAVLPGGTSLPALLGVAAVAALLANLVNNLPAVLLLLPLLAGAGPGPVLAALIGVNVGPNLTYVGSLATLLWRRTLRLRGVEPALRDFLTLGAASVPLTLVLAVVALWCSLVVAGV from the coding sequence GTGAACTGGCCCGAGGTGGTCGCGGTCCTGGCGCTGGCCGGCGTCCTGGCGTTCGCCGTCGCCCGGCCGCGGGACTACCCCGAGGCCGTCGCGGCGGTCCCGGCGGCGGTCCTGGTGGTCCTCACCGGCGGGCTGTCGGCGGCCGCGGCCTGGCACCAGATCCTCGACCTCGCCCCGGTGGTCGTCTTCCTGGTGGCGATCCTGGTGATCGCCGACGCCTGTGACGCGGAGGGGCTGTTCACCGCGCTGGGCTCGATCCTCACCACGACCTCGCGCGGTTCGCCGCGCCGGCTGCTCACCCAGGTGTTCGTGGTCGCCTCGCTCACCACGGCGGTGCTCAGCCTGGACGCCACGGTCGTACTGCTCACTCCGGTGGTCGTCGCGGCGGCCCTGCGGACGAGGGTGCCGGCCCGCCCGCACGTGTACGCGTGCACCCACCTCGCCAACAGCGCGTCGTTGCTGCTCCCGGTCTCCAACCTCACCAACCTGCTGGCCCTGGCGGCGTCCGGGCTGTCCTTCCTCGCCTTCGCCGGGCTGATGGCCGGGCCGTGGCTGGTGGCGATCGCGGTGGAGTACGTCGTGTTCCGCCGCTTCTTCGCCGCCGACCTGCGCAGAGCGGGGGCGCCGACCCGGACCGGCGCCACTGCCGGGGAGGCACCCGATCCCGAGGAGCGGCCGGAGCGGGTCCCGCTGCCGCGGGTGCCGCTGGTCGTCGTGGCCGTCGTACTCCTCGGCTTCGCCGTGGCCCAGCCGCTGGGGCTGGAACCGGTGTGGTTCGCGGTCGCCGGCGCGGTCGTTCTCGCCGTACGCGGTCTGGGCAGGCGGCTGGTGTCGCCGCGACGGGTGGTCCGGGCCGCCGGCCTGGACTTCGCGGTGTTCGTCCTCGGGCTCGGCGTCGTGGTCAGCGCGGTGGCGGCCGGCGGACTCGGCGACGCGGTGGGTGCGGTGCTGCCGGGCGGAACGTCCCTGCCGGCCCTGCTGGGTGTCGCGGCGGTGGCGGCCCTGCTCGCCAACCTGGTGAACAACCTGCCCGCCGTCTTGTTGCTGCTGCCGTTGCTCGCCGGTGCCGGGCCGGGGCCGGTGCTCGCCGCGCTGATCGGGGTGAACGTCGGCCCCAACCTGACCTACGTGGGTTCGCTGGCGACCCTGCTGTGGCGGCGGACGCTGCGGCTGCGTGGCGTGGAGCCGGCGTTGCGGGACTTCCTCACCCTCGGGGCGGCCAGCGTTCCGCTCACCCTGGTGCTCGCGGTCGTGGCACTCTGGTGCTCACTCGTCGTCGCCGGGGTCTGA
- a CDS encoding universal stress protein, with the protein MTVLVWVTEDTWPACVAAAGEVADPAEAVVLAHVTPAELHGAAEGAFGALLGRHHHDRDPATRIDELAGESARELLAAAAERIGPRPGPVRTVKRRGRVEREIVDLAGQARLLVCARTGDTDRLGPESLGHVTRFVVDHAPCAVLLVWPGAAPDLSSMPPLPGHGHGHGHGHGHGHGPEDEH; encoded by the coding sequence ATGACCGTACTCGTCTGGGTGACCGAAGACACCTGGCCGGCTTGCGTGGCTGCCGCGGGTGAGGTCGCCGACCCGGCCGAGGCCGTCGTACTCGCCCACGTCACGCCGGCCGAACTCCACGGCGCGGCCGAAGGTGCGTTCGGCGCGCTCCTCGGCAGGCACCACCACGACCGCGACCCGGCCACCCGCATCGACGAACTCGCCGGGGAGAGCGCCCGCGAGCTCCTCGCCGCCGCCGCGGAGCGGATCGGCCCGCGCCCCGGTCCGGTGCGTACGGTCAAACGCCGGGGCCGGGTCGAGCGCGAGATCGTCGACCTCGCCGGACAGGCTCGGCTCCTCGTCTGCGCGCGTACCGGCGACACCGACCGGCTCGGACCGGAGAGCCTCGGGCACGTGACGAGGTTCGTCGTCGACCACGCGCCCTGTGCGGTGCTGCTCGTCTGGCCGGGCGCCGCGCCCGATCTGTCCTCGATGCCGCCTCTGCCGGGCCACGGCCATGGGCACGGCCATGGACATGGCCACGGGCACGGCCCCGAAGACGAGCACTGA
- a CDS encoding bifunctional RNase H/acid phosphatase codes for MSDRLFEHEPRAATAGASGPGTRRLVVEADGGSRGNPGRAAYGAVVRDPESGDVIARAAERIGTATNNVAEYNGLIAGLKLARELDPDAAVEIRMDSKLVIEQMAGRWKVKHADMRRLAEQARALVPADPTWTWVPRERNKTADALVNAVLDGGPPVWEVGALAAAPEAEPAGESAAADEVLAADDSVPARGWGGDAGSAMTLLLLRHGETEQSQAKRFSGSGGADVPLTERGRAQAAAAARSLAGRLGVAAVVSSPLRRTRETAEVVAAALGLPVELEPGLAETAFGQWDGFTFAEVEERWPAELQAWLADTSVAPPGGEAFEQVLIRVRAARDRLIRAYGDKTVVVVTHVTPIKLLTCLALDVPIRAAYRMELPPAALTEVRWFADGAASLRSFGVPVSEPGNGELLHG; via the coding sequence GTGTCTGATCGGCTGTTCGAGCACGAGCCCCGGGCAGCCACGGCAGGCGCGTCCGGGCCGGGCACGCGGCGACTGGTCGTCGAGGCGGACGGTGGCTCGCGCGGAAATCCCGGCCGGGCGGCGTACGGCGCGGTGGTCCGCGACCCGGAGTCCGGCGACGTCATCGCCCGCGCGGCGGAGCGGATCGGCACCGCGACCAACAACGTCGCGGAGTACAACGGCCTGATCGCCGGCCTGAAGCTGGCCCGCGAACTCGACCCGGACGCGGCGGTCGAGATCCGGATGGACAGCAAGCTGGTCATCGAGCAGATGGCCGGTCGCTGGAAGGTCAAGCACGCCGACATGCGCCGGCTCGCCGAGCAGGCCCGCGCACTGGTGCCGGCGGACCCGACCTGGACGTGGGTGCCGCGCGAGCGCAACAAGACCGCCGACGCGCTGGTGAACGCCGTACTCGACGGCGGTCCGCCGGTGTGGGAGGTCGGCGCCCTGGCGGCGGCGCCTGAAGCCGAGCCGGCGGGGGAGTCCGCGGCGGCCGATGAGGTCCTGGCGGCCGACGATTCCGTCCCGGCGCGCGGCTGGGGCGGGGATGCCGGCAGTGCCATGACGTTGTTGCTGTTGCGGCACGGCGAGACCGAACAGTCACAGGCCAAGCGGTTCAGCGGCTCCGGCGGCGCGGACGTACCCCTCACCGAGCGGGGTCGCGCCCAGGCCGCCGCTGCCGCACGGTCGCTGGCCGGCCGGCTCGGTGTCGCCGCCGTGGTGAGCTCGCCGCTGCGGCGGACACGGGAGACCGCCGAGGTGGTCGCGGCCGCCCTCGGGTTGCCCGTGGAGCTGGAGCCCGGCCTGGCCGAGACCGCGTTCGGCCAGTGGGACGGCTTCACCTTCGCCGAGGTCGAAGAGCGGTGGCCGGCCGAGCTCCAGGCCTGGCTGGCGGACACGTCGGTGGCGCCGCCGGGCGGTGAGGCGTTCGAGCAGGTGCTCATCCGGGTGCGAGCCGCGCGCGACCGGCTGATCCGGGCGTACGGCGACAAGACCGTCGTGGTGGTCACGCACGTGACGCCGATCAAACTGCTCACCTGTCTGGCGCTCGACGTGCCGATCCGCGCGGCGTACCGGATGGAGCTCCCACCGGCCGCGCTCACGGAGGTGCGGTGGTTCGCCGACGGCGCCGCGTCTCTGCGGTCGTTCGGCGTGCCGGTGAGCGAGCCCGGGAACGGCGAACTGCTTCACGGCTAG
- a CDS encoding C4-type zinc ribbon domain-containing protein, with protein MSDLTREQRKAESDVEQVRTRRARDEQRLQSGQVGSARDLESLQHEIESLQRRQSDLEDVELDVMERLEAATAHEEQLSARETELGALLTEIDQAVERAYASIDAEVEQVRRERTDTAAGVSDDLLNLYEKRRAQHGGVGAAALRQRRCEGCRMELDARYLGQIAAKPDDAVLSCEECGRILIRTLESGV; from the coding sequence GTGAGCGACCTCACCCGCGAGCAGCGCAAGGCCGAGTCCGACGTGGAGCAGGTCCGCACCCGGCGGGCTCGTGACGAGCAGCGGCTGCAGTCCGGCCAGGTCGGTTCGGCCCGCGACCTGGAGAGCCTCCAGCACGAGATCGAGTCGCTGCAGCGGCGCCAGTCCGACCTCGAGGACGTCGAGCTCGACGTGATGGAACGCCTCGAGGCCGCCACCGCCCACGAGGAGCAGTTGTCCGCCCGGGAGACCGAGCTCGGCGCGTTGCTGACCGAGATCGACCAGGCCGTCGAGCGTGCGTACGCCTCCATCGACGCCGAGGTCGAGCAGGTGCGCCGCGAGCGCACCGACACCGCGGCCGGGGTGTCCGACGACCTGCTGAATCTGTACGAGAAGCGGCGCGCGCAGCACGGTGGTGTCGGCGCCGCGGCGTTGCGCCAGCGCCGCTGCGAGGGCTGCCGGATGGAGCTGGACGCGCGCTATCTCGGCCAGATCGCGGCGAAGCCGGACGACGCCGTGCTGAGCTGTGAGGAGTGTGGCCGGATCCTGATCCGCACGCTGGAGTCCGGTGTCTGA
- a CDS encoding Nif3-like dinuclear metal center hexameric protein → MVTLAQVVEVLDGLYDPRWAADWDAVGLVCGDPDAEVRRILFAVDPVAEVAREALDWPADLIVTHHPLFLRGVHGVAATTPKGRLVHSLIRAGIGLHVCHTNADAADPGVSDALAGALGLTDLRPLDPRPDTPWLGVGRVGVLPTPEPLAAFGRRVAAALPPTAHGVRVAGDPERTVATVAVCGGAGDSYLDTVRALGVDAYVTADLRHHPASEAAEHPGAPALLDVAHWAGEWPWLDDAADRLRAGLTERGTTVETRVSTLCTDPWVSQADQGGTL, encoded by the coding sequence GTGGTGACGCTCGCGCAGGTGGTGGAGGTCCTCGACGGGTTGTACGACCCCCGCTGGGCCGCCGACTGGGACGCGGTGGGGCTGGTCTGTGGCGACCCCGACGCGGAGGTACGCCGGATCCTGTTCGCCGTCGACCCGGTGGCCGAGGTGGCCCGGGAGGCACTGGACTGGCCGGCCGACCTGATCGTCACCCACCACCCGCTCTTCCTGCGCGGCGTGCACGGCGTGGCGGCGACGACGCCGAAGGGCCGGCTGGTGCACTCGCTGATCCGCGCCGGCATCGGCCTGCACGTCTGCCACACCAACGCCGACGCGGCCGATCCCGGGGTCTCCGACGCCCTGGCCGGCGCGCTGGGACTGACCGACCTGCGCCCGCTCGACCCACGCCCGGACACCCCGTGGCTCGGCGTCGGCCGGGTCGGCGTCCTGCCCACCCCCGAGCCGCTGGCGGCGTTCGGCCGCCGGGTGGCCGCCGCCCTGCCGCCCACCGCGCACGGCGTCCGCGTCGCGGGCGACCCGGAGCGGACCGTGGCCACGGTCGCGGTCTGCGGCGGCGCGGGCGACTCCTACCTCGACACCGTGCGGGCCCTCGGCGTGGACGCCTACGTCACCGCCGACCTGCGCCACCATCCGGCCTCGGAGGCCGCCGAACACCCCGGCGCGCCCGCTCTGCTGGACGTCGCCCACTGGGCCGGCGAGTGGCCGTGGCTGGACGACGCCGCCGACCGGCTCCGCGCCGGGCTCACCGAGCGGGGCACTACGGTGGAGACCCGCGTCTCGACGCTGTGCACGGACCCGTGGGTGAGCCAAGCTGATCAGGGAGGGACCCTCTGA
- a CDS encoding acetylxylan esterase, with product MTSTDSGTDSSTGGVADSLAGSAAGSTGDLPLGRLPVPEAELSVPGGLPDPLVCADGTPVRTPADWWERRRPELLAAFEEHVYGRTPDGAVEVGTRLLGEDFVLDGRAIRVETRLTFRRPAASSDAGSAAAPVAVTVLTYLPASASAASPVPVFLALNFRGNDVVENGSSGDADPVQHPWPLADLVDRGYGVATACYQDIDPDVDDFGNGIHPLFYAPGQTRPGEHEWGALGAWAWGLSRILDHLRDDERVDGGRVIVAGHSRLGKAAVWAAALDERFAMAVSNNSGCGGVALSRRRVGETVEAITSGFPHWFCPAFTAYAGREETLPVDQHQLLALVAPRPAYVASAEEDTWADPAGEFLGAKYASPVYELLGAEGLTATEQPSVDRPVVPSRLGYHIRPGGHAMTDGDWARFADAADRHLQQPAARPVDGSGPVHA from the coding sequence ATGACCTCCACCGACAGCGGTACCGACAGCTCCACCGGCGGCGTCGCGGACAGCCTCGCGGGCAGCGCCGCGGGCAGCACCGGCGACCTTCCGCTCGGCCGGCTGCCCGTGCCCGAGGCGGAGCTGTCGGTGCCCGGCGGCCTGCCCGACCCGCTGGTGTGCGCGGACGGCACGCCGGTGCGCACACCCGCGGACTGGTGGGAGCGCCGCCGGCCGGAACTGCTCGCGGCGTTCGAGGAGCACGTCTACGGACGTACGCCCGACGGCGCGGTCGAGGTCGGCACCCGGCTGCTCGGCGAGGACTTCGTGCTGGACGGGCGGGCGATCCGGGTGGAGACGCGGCTGACGTTCCGCCGCCCGGCTGCGTCCTCCGATGCGGGCTCGGCCGCCGCTCCGGTGGCGGTGACCGTCCTCACGTACCTGCCCGCCTCGGCGTCGGCGGCCTCGCCCGTTCCGGTGTTCCTGGCGCTGAACTTCCGCGGCAACGACGTGGTGGAGAACGGGTCCTCCGGCGATGCCGACCCCGTGCAGCACCCGTGGCCGCTGGCGGACCTGGTCGACCGCGGGTACGGCGTGGCCACCGCCTGCTACCAGGACATCGACCCCGACGTGGACGACTTCGGCAACGGCATACACCCGCTCTTCTACGCCCCCGGGCAGACACGGCCCGGCGAGCACGAGTGGGGCGCGCTCGGCGCCTGGGCCTGGGGGCTGTCCCGCATCCTCGACCACCTGCGCGACGACGAGCGCGTCGACGGCGGCCGGGTGATCGTCGCCGGGCACTCCCGGCTGGGCAAGGCCGCGGTCTGGGCCGCGGCACTCGACGAGCGGTTCGCGATGGCGGTGTCGAACAACTCCGGCTGCGGTGGCGTGGCGCTGTCGCGGCGCCGGGTCGGGGAGACCGTCGAGGCGATCACCAGCGGGTTCCCGCACTGGTTCTGCCCGGCGTTCACCGCCTACGCCGGCCGGGAGGAGACGCTGCCGGTCGACCAGCACCAGCTCCTCGCCCTGGTCGCCCCGCGTCCGGCGTACGTCGCCAGCGCGGAGGAGGACACCTGGGCCGACCCGGCAGGGGAGTTCCTCGGCGCGAAGTACGCCTCCCCGGTCTACGAACTGCTCGGCGCGGAAGGGCTCACGGCCACCGAGCAGCCGTCGGTGGACCGTCCCGTCGTACCCAGCCGGCTCGGCTACCACATCCGGCCCGGCGGCCACGCGATGACCGACGGTGACTGGGCGCGGTTCGCCGACGCGGCGGACCGGCATCTGCAGCAGCCGGCGGCCCGCCCGGTGGACGGGTCCGGACCCGTCCACGCCTGA
- a CDS encoding lactate racemase domain-containing protein gives MSADLIGGPGGTDAPSTTVPAEEAAAFVAERLAGVPLEGRNLCVVVPDSTRSCPLPLLLGAVHRAVHGRVAHLTVLVALGTHPAMPEEALAAHLGYRPGELEAAYPGTTVVNHEWWIPEALVSLGDIPAAEVAEVTEGRFEEPVTVRINRHVVDSDVVLVLGPVFPHEVVGFSGGNKYFFPGVAGREIIDLSHWLGALISNVEIIGTPGVTPVRALIDRAAARIPAERLCLAVVVASGTKDLHALAFGTPEEAWAAAAEVSAQTHVRYLDRPVRRVLSLVSPRYDELWTASKGMYKVEPVVADGGQVVLYAPHVHEVSRTHGTLIEKIGYHCREYFTGQWDRFADMPRSVLAHSTHVRGAGRFDAEHGERCRITVTLATGLDEQRTRALNLNYLDPAAVDEEEWARDPETLVVPNAGEVLFRLRS, from the coding sequence GTGAGCGCTGACCTCATCGGCGGACCGGGCGGCACCGACGCGCCGAGCACGACAGTGCCGGCCGAGGAGGCCGCCGCGTTCGTCGCCGAACGACTCGCCGGCGTCCCGCTGGAGGGGCGCAACCTGTGCGTGGTCGTTCCCGACTCCACCCGCAGCTGCCCGCTGCCGCTGCTGCTCGGCGCCGTGCACCGGGCGGTGCACGGCCGGGTCGCGCACCTGACCGTGCTGGTCGCGCTGGGCACCCACCCGGCGATGCCGGAGGAGGCGCTGGCCGCCCACCTCGGCTACCGGCCCGGTGAGCTGGAGGCCGCCTATCCGGGCACCACGGTTGTCAACCACGAGTGGTGGATCCCGGAGGCGCTGGTCTCCCTCGGCGACATCCCGGCGGCCGAGGTGGCGGAGGTGACGGAGGGCCGGTTCGAGGAGCCGGTGACGGTCCGCATCAACCGGCACGTCGTCGACTCCGACGTGGTGCTCGTGCTCGGGCCGGTGTTCCCGCACGAGGTGGTCGGCTTCTCCGGCGGCAACAAGTACTTCTTCCCCGGTGTGGCCGGCCGGGAGATCATCGACCTGTCCCACTGGCTGGGCGCCCTGATCAGCAACGTCGAGATCATCGGCACGCCGGGTGTGACACCGGTGCGGGCGCTGATCGACCGGGCCGCCGCACGGATCCCGGCCGAACGCCTGTGCCTCGCGGTGGTGGTCGCGTCCGGTACGAAGGACCTGCACGCGCTGGCGTTCGGCACACCGGAGGAGGCGTGGGCGGCCGCGGCGGAGGTGTCGGCGCAGACCCACGTGCGCTACCTCGACCGGCCGGTGCGCCGGGTGCTGTCCCTGGTGTCGCCGCGCTACGACGAGCTGTGGACCGCGTCCAAGGGCATGTACAAGGTCGAACCGGTGGTCGCCGACGGCGGCCAGGTGGTCCTGTACGCGCCGCACGTGCACGAGGTCAGCCGCACCCACGGCACGCTGATCGAGAAGATCGGCTACCACTGCCGCGAGTACTTCACGGGCCAGTGGGACCGGTTCGCCGACATGCCACGCTCGGTGCTCGCGCACTCCACCCACGTCCGCGGGGCGGGCCGCTTCGACGCCGAGCACGGTGAGCGCTGCCGGATCACGGTGACGCTCGCCACCGGCCTGGACGAGCAGCGCACCCGGGCGCTGAACCTGAACTACCTCGACCCCGCGGCGGTGGACGAGGAGGAGTGGGCCCGCGACCCGGAGACGCTGGTGGTCCCGAACGCGGGCGAGGTGTTGTTCCGGCTGCGATCGTGA
- a CDS encoding sugar phosphate isomerase/epimerase family protein, translating into MSATGSFKFAVFTASLPEWTPEEAVGKLAEQGWDGIEWRIVDQQPPAGASGFWQGNKCTWPLTTFTEDVPRIKEITEKAGLGIPSLGAYARCDEIENVERLMQGAAALGVTQMRVPVGKPGPEGYNAAFAQRRKEYRRVAELAEQYGVKALIELHHQSLTSSASSAARFVEGFDPRHVGVIHDIGNMLQEGYEYDPWSLEILGEHLAHVHVKNAAPVATPVEGADRTDWKWGWAPMRHGVGNLPRLFAALREHGYSGWVSVEDFSTEVPLEERVRDNLAYLKEIAG; encoded by the coding sequence ATGAGCGCGACCGGTTCGTTCAAGTTCGCCGTCTTCACCGCGAGCCTGCCCGAGTGGACTCCGGAGGAGGCGGTCGGCAAGCTCGCCGAGCAGGGCTGGGACGGGATCGAGTGGCGGATCGTCGACCAGCAGCCGCCGGCCGGCGCGTCGGGCTTCTGGCAGGGCAACAAGTGCACCTGGCCGCTGACGACGTTCACCGAGGACGTACCCCGGATCAAGGAGATCACCGAGAAGGCCGGCCTCGGCATCCCGTCCCTCGGCGCGTACGCCCGCTGCGACGAGATCGAGAACGTCGAACGCCTGATGCAGGGTGCGGCGGCCCTCGGGGTCACCCAGATGCGGGTGCCGGTCGGCAAGCCCGGGCCCGAGGGCTACAACGCGGCGTTCGCCCAGCGGCGCAAGGAGTATCGCCGGGTCGCCGAGCTCGCCGAGCAGTACGGTGTGAAGGCCCTGATCGAGCTGCACCACCAGTCGCTGACCTCCAGCGCCTCGTCGGCGGCCCGCTTCGTGGAGGGCTTCGACCCGCGTCACGTCGGTGTCATCCACGACATCGGCAACATGCTCCAGGAGGGGTACGAGTACGACCCGTGGAGCCTGGAGATCCTCGGCGAGCACCTGGCGCACGTGCACGTGAAGAACGCCGCGCCGGTGGCCACGCCGGTCGAGGGCGCCGACCGTACGGACTGGAAGTGGGGCTGGGCGCCGATGCGGCACGGCGTGGGCAACCTGCCCAGGCTGTTCGCGGCGCTGCGCGAGCACGGCTACTCCGGCTGGGTGTCGGTGGAGGACTTCTCCACCGAGGTCCCGCTGGAGGAACGGGTACGCGACAATCTGGCGTACCTGAAGGAGATCGCCGGCTGA
- a CDS encoding Gfo/Idh/MocA family oxidoreductase, translating to MRFAVIGAGVIGRTHAQTIQSLQPRAELAVVADVVPERAQELAGKYGVDAANSIEEVLERSDVDVVTIATPSGLHADGAVAALDAGKHVIIEKPLDITLDAAKRVLEAEKRSDRTAMVVSQHRYDPASQVVHQAVQQGKFGRITSGNAIMSWWRSQSYYDSGDWRGTWELDGGGALMNQGIHTIDLMTWFLGDPVEVYAWADCLAHERIEVEDTAVATVRFVSGALGVVHGTTAAYPGLTTKVHVHGDQGSAVIDANKLTYYHSAGDSEEDYAYGAGSSANQAQEALAAAGFAPVEEKKDEPTVAGLTATSHTTQFQDFLDALDDKRPPLVTVAEGTKTLALIRGIYESARTKGPIRIEELTR from the coding sequence ATGCGATTCGCAGTGATCGGCGCCGGAGTGATCGGCCGCACCCACGCCCAGACCATCCAGTCGCTGCAGCCGAGGGCGGAGCTGGCCGTGGTGGCCGACGTCGTGCCCGAGCGCGCGCAGGAGCTGGCCGGCAAGTACGGCGTCGACGCGGCGAACTCCATCGAGGAGGTGCTGGAGCGTTCCGACGTGGACGTGGTGACGATCGCCACCCCGAGCGGGCTGCACGCCGACGGCGCGGTCGCTGCCCTCGACGCCGGGAAGCACGTCATCATCGAGAAGCCGCTGGACATCACCCTGGACGCCGCCAAGCGGGTCCTGGAGGCGGAGAAGCGATCCGACCGGACCGCGATGGTGGTGAGCCAGCACCGGTACGACCCGGCCAGCCAGGTGGTGCACCAGGCCGTACAGCAGGGGAAGTTCGGCCGGATCACCTCCGGCAACGCGATCATGTCGTGGTGGCGCAGCCAGAGCTACTACGACTCCGGTGACTGGCGCGGCACCTGGGAGCTGGACGGCGGCGGCGCCCTGATGAACCAGGGCATCCACACCATCGACCTGATGACGTGGTTCCTCGGCGACCCGGTCGAGGTGTACGCGTGGGCGGACTGCCTGGCGCACGAGCGGATCGAGGTCGAGGACACCGCGGTCGCCACGGTGCGGTTCGTCAGCGGCGCGCTCGGCGTGGTGCACGGCACGACCGCGGCCTACCCGGGCCTCACCACCAAGGTGCACGTGCACGGCGACCAGGGCTCTGCGGTCATCGACGCCAACAAGCTCACCTACTACCACTCCGCCGGGGACAGCGAGGAGGACTACGCCTACGGCGCGGGCTCCTCGGCCAACCAGGCGCAGGAAGCACTGGCCGCGGCCGGGTTCGCCCCGGTCGAGGAGAAGAAGGACGAGCCCACGGTCGCTGGTCTGACGGCGACGTCGCACACCACGCAGTTCCAGGACTTCCTCGACGCGCTGGACGACAAGCGTCCGCCGCTGGTCACCGTCGCCGAAGGGACCAAGACGCTCGCCCTCATCCGCGGGATCTACGAGTCCGCGCGGACGAAGGGTCCGATCCGGATCGAGGAGCTGACCCGATGA